The window GATTGGCCGCGGCGCGGCGGTGACGTCAGCGCCCGGCCCGGTGCGGCGCGCGGCCCCTATaaaggcggcggcggcggcggggccgccccccgcgcTGCCGGTGCCGCTCCGCTCCCGGTCCCGCTCCGCTCCCGCTGCGCTCCCGGCCCGGCCGCACCATGAGGGAGATCGTCCACATCCAGGCGGGGCAGTGCGGCAACCAGATCGGCGCCAAGGTAACGGCGGCACCGGCACGGGCCCCGCCCCGCTCCTTTgtccgccgccgccgccgcccggggcgcgcccggccccgccgccgcccttCAGCACCGCGGACAGCGCCCGCCCCCGCGGCGGACCCGGTACCGGGaggggccccgccgccccctgccccccccctcACCTCCTGGGGGCACCCCGGGAtgcggggcaggggggggatccccccccccccgcggttgccccccccccccccgcggggtggcccccccccccccccccgggggggcccgggggggggccccgggggggggggggggggggccgggggggggggggggggacacggtcCCGGCACGGGGCCGCCGCCCCCGCTGAGGCCGTGCCCCCCCAGTTCTGGGAGGTGATCAGCGATGAGCACGGCATAGACCCCAGCGGCAACTACGTGGGCGACTCGGACCTGCAGCTGGAGCGCATCAGCGTCTACTACAATGAGGCCTCCTGTAAGCCCCCGGGGACCGCTACCCCCCCTTTGTGTCCCCCCCCATCCGTCCCGGTGCTGCCACCCCCTGCGGGGTGTGGTGGGGACAGATACGTACACCCAACCCCGGGGACCCAATGGCTTTGGGGGGGACAAGGGGGAAATGAGCTCCATGAGACCCTGTGGTTTGGGGTGGGATGGGTGCGTGCCCCCCGGcgggtcccccccccctttttttttttttggggggggggggggttgacATGGGTGCACCCAGCCCCATGGGACCCTGGGGGGGCTTCTGGGGGGGAGGTGTGGACATATGCACCCAACCCAGTGGGGACCCTTTTGTCTGGGGATCCAACACTTGCACCCAGCCCCATGAGCCCCTGAGGCTTGAGGACAATGAGTGTGACCCCGGGGGGGTCAGGGGGGCTTCGGGTCCCCTCCAGCACGAGGTCTCTCCACAGCTCACAAGTACGTGCCTCGCGCCATCCTGGTGGACCTGGAGCCGGGGACGATGGACAGCGTGCGCTCGGGTGCCTTCGGGCACCTCTTCCGCCCCGACAACTTCATTTTCGGTAGGCGGCCGCGCCCTGCGCcgcgggctgggggggccgggaTGGGCAGCGCCCGCGGGGCCGCGTCCCTCACCCGTTtggccccggggctgcctgCGGGTGCGTCCTCGCGGCGCCGCTCCCCACCCTGTCCCAGAATCAGGTCTCGGTGCCGtgtgcccccccagcacccatcaTGTCCTttgtcttccccccccccccctcccctttccctcgCAGGTCAGAGCGGGGCCGGCAATAACTGGGCCAAGGGGCACTACACAGAAGGGGCCGAGCTGGTGGACTCGGTGCTGGACGTGGTGCGGAAGGAGTGCGAGAACTGCGACTGCCTGCAGGGCTTCCAGCTCACCCACTCGCTGGGCGGCGGCACGGGCTCGGGCATGGGCACCCTGCTGATCAGCAAGGTGCGCGAGGAGTACCCCGACCGCATCATGAACACTTTCAGCGTGGTGCCGTCCCCCAAGGTGTCAGACACGGTGGTGGAGCCCTACAACGCCACCCTCTCCATCCACCAGCTGGTGGAGAACACGGATGAGACCTACTGCATCGACAACGAGGCGCTCTACGACATCTGCTTCCGCACGCTCAAGCTGGCCACCCCCACCTACGGCGACCTCAACCACCTCGTCTCGGCCACCATGAGCGGCGTCACCACCTCCCTGCGCTTCCCCGGGCAGCTCAACGCCGACCTGCGCAAGCTGGCGGTCAACATGGTGCCCTTCCCACGCCTCCACTTCTTCATGCCCGGCTTCGCCCCGCTGACGGCCCGCGGGTCCCAGCAGTACCGCGCCCTCACCGTCCCCGAGCTCACCCAGCAGATGTTTGATGCCAAGAACATGATGGCCGCCTGCGACCCGCGCCACGGCCGCTACCTCACCGTGGCCACCGTCTTCCGCGGCCGCATGTCCATGAAGGAGGTGGACGAGCAGATGCTGGCCATCCAGAGCAAGAACAGCTCCTACTTCGTGGAGTGGATCCCCAACAACGTCAAGGTGGCCGTCTGCGACATCCCGCCCCGGGGGCTGAAGATGTCCTCCACCTTCATCGGCAACAGCACGGCCATCCAGGAGCTCTTCAAGCGCATCTCGGAGCAGTTCACGGCCATGTTCCGCCGCAAGGCCTTCCTGCACTGGTACACGGGCGAGGGCATGGACGAGATGGAGTTCACCGAGGCCGAGAGCAACATGAACGACCTGGTGTCCGAGTACCAGCAGTACCAGGACGCCACGGCCGAGGAGGAGGGCGAGATGTACGAGGACGACGAGGAGGAGTCGGAGGCGCAGGGCGCCAAGTGATGCCGACCCCCCTCGCCATCgcccgccggccccgctgcttcccggggggggccccgccCTCGCCCCTCGGgtgtgtgcccccccccccccccccatccctgcGTTAGCTCGGCCCCTCCCGTGacccccccggcctccccccctcccccttttcgTTTTTTACTGGTTCGtgtctaatattttttttggaatactCAATAAATTTATTGCTGTCCGGTTCCTTCCCTGTCTGTgtctgctgggggggggagggggggggtggggggggggggggggggccccgcccCGACGGCGCGGGCGGGGCCGGTCCCGGGGGCGGCGCTCAGCCGGTGCTGtgcggtgccggtgccggtgccggtgccgtgCCCGGTGCCGGTGCGGCGATGGCGTACGACGAGAAGCTGGCCCGGTTCCGGCAGGCTCACCTCAACCCCTTCAACAAGGGCCCCGAGCCTCCCGCCGGGGGGGCACCCGAGGAGCcgccccccggtgcccccccgtCGGTTGCCCGGCGGCCGGAGCCGTGCCCGGGGGACGCCGAGGGCCCGGAGCCCCCCATGGACCTGGGGCTGGCCGAGGACCACTTCTCGCGGCCCGTGGTGAGtggggggggaccgggggggttCGGGGACCGGAGGCTGGAGGGGGtcgggggctgcagcccccccgctgctcccgtcccgtcccgcaGGGCCTGATCCTGGCGCCCGACGTGCGGCAGCTGCGCCGCGCCATCGAGGAGTGCAAGCGGGCCATCCTGGCGCTGCCCGAGCACTCGGAGCGGCAGAAGGACGCCGTGGTGCGGCTCATCCACCTCCGGCtcaagctgcaggagctgcaggtgcgGCCGGGGGCTCTTGAGAGGGTCCTGAGGGTCCTGGGGGCCATGGAGAGGGGGCCTGAGGGTCCTGGGGAGGTCCTGATGGGCATGGAGAGGGGGCCTGAGGGTCCTGGGGGCATCCTGAGGGTCCTGGGGGCCCTGGAGGCCCTGGAGAAGGGGTTCTGAGGGTCCTGGGGGGAGGTCCTGAGAGCCATGGAGAGGGGGTTCTGAGGATCTGGGTTGTGTTCTGATGGTCCTGGGGGGCATGGAGAGGGGGCCTGagggtccggggggggggggtcctgagGGTCTCAGGGTGGGAGTCCGTGGCTCTGGGGGGGCCACACTGACCCCCACTGCCCTCAGGACCCCGACGAGGAGGAGCCCAACATCCGCGTGGTGCTGGAGCACCGCTTCTACAAGGAGAAGAGCAAGAGCGTCAAGCAGACGTGCGACAAGTGCAGCACCATCATCTGGGGGCTCATCCAGACCTGGTACACCTGCACAGGTGGGTCGGGGGGCCGGAACCCCCCCGCATATCACCTCCCCGTCCCCGCGCTGACGGCCGCCCGCCCACAGGGTGCTACTACCGGTGCCACAGCAAGTGCCTGCCCCTGGTCACCAAGCCCTGCGTCAGGTCCAAGGTGAGCCACCAGGCCGAGTACCAGCTCAGCATCTGCCCCGAGAGCGGGCTGGACAGCCAGGACTACCGCTGCGCCGAGTGCCGGGCACCCATCGCCCTCCGTAAGGCGCcgggggggctgtgggagggggGCGTTGGGGCTCTGGGGGCTGCGTGGGGGCCGGGTGCGGGACCCCAGCATCGCCCTCCGGGTGCTCTGCGCGTCCCGGGGTGCGGCGGTGGTGCCGGTGTGGCCGTGGGTGCCGGTACCGACGCGTGTGCCGCCGCAGGGGGGGTGCCCAGCGAGGCCCGGCAGTGCGACTACACCGGCCTCTActactgcagcagctgccactgGAACGACCTGGCCGTCGTCCCCGCCCGCGCCATCCACAACTGGGACTTTGAGCCCCGCAAGGTGCCCGTGGTGCTGGTGGGGGCCAtggggtcctgggggggggtCACTTGGGAGGGCATGTCCCCGGGCAGGGGTCCCTGGGGGCTGTGTCCCTGGGTGGAGGCCACTTGGGGGGCTGTGACTCTGCTGtggggtcctgggggggggggcagctctCCGGTCCCTGGGGACTGGGAGGCCCCGGTGTCCCTGGGCGCAGGGTGACGGTGGCGGGCACGCAGGTGTCGCGCTGCAGCATGCGGTACCTGGCGCTGATGGTGTCGCGGCCCGTGCTGAAGCTGCGGGAGATCAACCCCCTGCTCTTCAACTACgtggaggagctggtggagaTCCGGGTGAGCGCGGTGGGGCCGCgggcgggcaggggctgggggacagggaccccgggatggggctggtgggggAGATGGCATTaagtggggagggggctgggaatggggagcagggcagggtgggGGGCGGCGCTGACTGGAGGCGTGGGGGTGCCTGAACCGCTGTAGGGCTGGGACTGACCCAGCCTGGCTttgtccctgtcccccacctgctcctgtccccatcccatgcCCATATCCTCTCCCGCTCCCCCACCATTACCAATCTCACCCCTGTCCCCCCGCGCCCACCCGCAGAAGCTGCGCCAGGACATCCTGCTGATGAAGCCGTACTTCATCACCTGCAAGGAGGCGATGGAGGcacggctgctgctgcaggtcagGGCTGGCCGAGGCCAGGGAGGCCCCGGGTGCGTGGGCACGGTGCCGATGGGCACGGCGCTGACGTCTGCCCGCCCACAGCTGCAGGACCGGCAGCACTTTGTGGAGAACGACGAGATGTACTCGCTGCAGGACCTCATCGACATCGAGGCCGGGCGCCTGAGCTGCTCCCTGACCGAGATCCACACCCTCTTCGCCAAGCACATCAAGCTGGACTGCGAGGTGAGCAGCTTTGGGCACGGCCCCCTGGGGCCAGAGCCACGTGgagggtgtgtgtgggggtcTTTGGGGGTCCCTGCCAAGCATCCAGGTACCACAGCCCCCTCTGCCCCTTCTCGCCGCAGCGCTGCCAGGCGAAAGGCTTCGTGTGCGAGCTCTGCAAGGAGGGCGACGTGCTTTTCCCCTTCGACAGCCACACTTCGGTGTGCACCGACTGCTCCGCCGTCTTCCACAGGTACGGCGGGCGCCTCGCTGCGTTCCCCTCGGCCGCTGCGGCAGGGAGGGCCGGGCAGCTCCGGGTTCCCTTCCCGGCGTTCCCTGACCCGTCCCGTCCCCGCAGGGACTGCTACTACGACAACTCCACCACGTGCCCCAAGTGCGCCCGGCTCAGCCTGCGGAAGCAGTCCCTCTTCCAGGACTCGGTGGCCGAGGCAGAGCCCTAGGGAGGGCCCAGCTCCAGGCGTGGGCTCTGCGAGCTCCCAGCCCGCTGTGGCCCCGGCTCTGCCGCGAGCGCGCCAGCGGAGCCGGAGGAACGGGCTCTGCCAGGAAGGGCGAGGGTGCCAGGACAGGGCTGAGGCTGCCCTGGATTTCTCTCCGTCTCCACGTGCTCCCAAAGGGCTGGGCAGGGTGTGCGGGGGGAGAGCCGGGAGCTGGGGGGGTCCTGCCCTGGTggggggctgccggcagccACCGTGCATGGCCCTGCCTGGTTGAACACTACCTGCTTGGATGCTGCTGGTGTGGGGGAAATGCCGCTCGTTTCTGTTCCCCCCGCACCGTGGGACACACGTTAGCACAGTGAAGGACAGGGCTAAGGGACTGGGGGGGTGTAGGGGGGAGTTAAGGGCAGTGCCCCTGTGTGACACTACGGCGGGGGTCCTGCATGCTGCTGGCACCCCCCGCTCTCGCGGTTGCTCGCTGCTGCTCGAGGAAGCCCCCACTGCGCGCGGCCCCCACCCGTGTCCTGTCCCCCAACACCGCTCCTGCAACACTCGCCCGGTCTCTGTCGCTGCAGCGTGGCCTCTTTGCACAGCGCCGCAGTCGGGACCCCGTCTGGGGGCTGCTTCTGGCAGAGCGGGGGGGTCACCggctggggggagggggctggggggcttcGGTGGGCTCAGGGGGAGCACCGGGACAGGCCCTCACGCGTGGGGTCTGGCTCTCCTGCCACGCAGGCTCCCCTGCATCCCTCCCGGTTCCCTGCCCTatgcctggtgctgctcctgcaggggatCCCCCTGGGTTCCCCACGCTGGTTGCACAGGGACCTTTTTCAAGCCGCCCCCACCTctggcagctccccccccccatgtgGGGGTCGCATCCCCCCGTTCCCCCCAGTGACGGGGCAGAGCCGTGGCCATGGGTCGCTCGGTTTTACCGGTACACACAGCTGCTACGTGGTGGCGGGTGGTACAGTGCGGGCACCGCGCAGCTCCTGGCCCCGCCGAGCCGGGGCTCCCAGGGGCCAGGACCACGGCGGAAGGGAGGTGGGGGCCGGGCAGCGCGGCCCCCTTTGTGCTACAGGGCCGGGAGGGGCCggttccccctccccaccaggCCACCGGCTTTGGCATCGCTTGGTACCcacgggctggggctgcctccgCCGCCCAGggccacccccagcaccccagcagcGAGTCCTTCGCCCCGCACGGCTTATTCCCAGGCGGGGCATGGGGAATGCGGTCGGAAAATGCAGAGGATGAGGCGCAGAGCCCGTCCCCGGGCCTGTCCCCACCGCCTGGGGCAGCTCCTACTCCTGCTGCGGCCGCTCCACCGCCAGGAAGGCGTCCACGGCGCCTGGCTGCAGCTCCGAGTCGCTGAGGTGCTTCTTCTCCCGGCCCTGCTCCCGCGCGCGGGTCCAGGAGGGCGAGCGCAGGTACCCTGCCCGCGGCATGGCCTGCGGGTGCAGCCCTGCGGGGACAAGCAGGCTCAGCCCGTGCCCCCCCCGGGGACGGCAGCGGGACGGGGCGCGGGCGGCCGCTCACCGCTGGGAGATTCGCCGGCCGCGTTCTCCTCGTCGGAATCGGCGAAGACCTCGGCCAGCTCCTGGTCCGACATGTCGGTCAGCTCCGTCAGGTCCAGCAGGTCGAAGTGCACCTCCAGCGAGGACACGCTGCTCAGCGGCTCTGCGGGCAGCGGGACGGGGGTGGGCACGGCTGGGCACCGCGGCGCCAGGGTGGGgacagcggggctgggggccctgGGGGGAGCCGAGGGCGCTGGGCAGGGACCCGGGGAGGGACAAGGGACTGAAGGGGACGGTGACCAGCGGGGGGGACCCTGGGGCAAGCAAGGGGGTACGAGGGCCGCACTCACGTCTCCGCTCGGTGACCTGCAGCAGGCTGgcggtggggatggggatgccGCCCTGCTCCTCCACGGGGACGTCGGGGGTCTCCTCAGCCGTCCCGGGGACAGGGGTCCCCGCCGTTCGCTCCGGGGCCAGCGTCTCCTTGCCGAGCTCTGCAGAACCGGCACCTGCCGCGTtggtgcggggccggggcagtGCCGGCAGCTCCCCGGCCGAGGGGGCTGcgggtccccagccccgggaCCCCTGCGGAACAGGCAGCGCTCCGAGGCAGCTGCCGTGGGCCCCGCCAGCCCCGGtgccggcagccccccgcccctCGCAGCCCCTTTGTGTCGGCGAGACAAAAGCGCAGCCTGTTCGGAGGCTGGAGCCCAGACAAGAGGCGTTTTGTCTCCTGGGGAGAGCTGGCGGGGCCGGGCAGACACCGCACGGTGCGTGCCTCTGGGGGGAcagccggggctgggctggctccGAGCATGGCTGAGAGACCCCTGTGCGTGGGGTGGCACCAGGCACCGCGGTGGCACCCACGGCCCGCAGCCTGCCCGGTGTCACGGCCGTGTGCCGCTGGGCCCCGCCACCGGTTTGGTACTGGGTGAGatggcacagggacaggcagggggtcacctcctccccccaggcaGGTGGCAGCGTGGTGGGACAAGGGACAGAACTCCCCTGGCCAGAGGAGACAGCACGGGGAATGGGGAATTTCAGGAACATTTGGCCCCGGTGCTTGGCACGGGGGCTGCACCGTGCCCTGGCCACACAAGGTGGGACGGGGcgcccagcactgccaccactgccaccacctTCCCTCCAGCAGGGAAACCGCGTCCCCACCCCGCTCCTCGTCCAGGAGGGGCCCCGTACgcccccgtccccatccccaggggaGACGTGGGGCTGCCCCCCGCCACCACCCCATGCACCACAGCCCCCCGGTGGGTGAGGCGGAGGCATCGCCACCCGGAGCGCGGTGTCCCCACTCCCtgtccccgctccccccggtGCAGCCCCCACCCACcggggctctgctccctgccgcAGCAATCCCCGGTGGCCCCCTCCCGCACGCTGCCGGGCTCACCGGCGaggagcggggccggcagcAGGGCTCGGCGTGCTGCTGACTCACGTCAACCGCAGGGTGAGACAGCACCGGGCTCCGGCCACCCCGAGCGGGGGGCTCCGGCCAACCTCGACGGCTCCCCGACCCCGCTAACGGGCCCGGTGCGGCGGGAGGACACGGCGGGGTTGTGGCCGGGGCGGTGGCACCGCCGCCTGCGGGGCACACGCAGCGGGGACGGGCGTGCGCGGGAGCCGCTCGATGCCACCTGCGTGACCCCGCTGCGGCGTCGGGGACCCCCGGCTGCGCCCCCAGGGCCACCACCCTTGTCCCCAAGCGCTGCAGGCGggcggcagccccagcacccccgcGTCTGAGGGTGCCCCGCGCACATCTCGCCCCCTGCCCCTGGTGAAGCCCCCCCCGGTGATGGGGCTGAGATGCGCCCCTCCCGGtgaagccccccccccagtaatggggggcagggggctgagaTGTGCCCCCCCGGGTCCCCCACCCCACAGAcaccccctgcaccccctcACGCTCCCCTTGTGCACGTATGCACCCCGACacaccccctgcaccccccctgcaccccccccgTACCCTTCCCCCCCTTGCACCCCCGCCCCTCCCGTCCCGagcccctccgcccccccccggggccccggTGATGGGCTCGCcgctgccttcccccccccccatccccgccCCATCCCCGCTCACCTGCGGTGCCGCCCGCTCCCGGAGCCTCCatgggccgggccgggccgggccgaaccgggccggtgccggtgccggtgctggGCGGGGCGGGCCCGGTGCCAGCCCGCAGCCCGCACGCTCCTGCCCgccgcggcgggggcggggATGGGGGCGGTGcgggggcgggggccggggccggggccggggggggcggctCATCCTgcccgggggcgggggggggNNNNNNNNNNNNNNNNNNNNNNNNNNNNNNNNNNNNNNNNNNNNNNNNNNNNNNNNNNNNNNNNNNNNNNNNNNNNNNNNNNNNNNNNNNNNNNNNNNNNGGGGGGGCACACCGGGGGAGGGGGGTGCGGGGCACCGAGAGCGAGGCGGAGCGtcgggcagcgggggggggtcccggtgcgGGGGTCCCGCAGCGGCGGATCCGGGGGTGCTGAGGGGCCCCGGGGATGCACCGGGGGGGACCGGGACGCACCGGGGCGGGGTGTGGGGGGCTGAAGGGCAGCGGGAGGGCCGAGGGGCCCCGCAGGCCGCAGTGTAGCGGAGGGGCCGGGTggcagcggggccgcgggcCCGGCCGGGACccggagcggcggcggccggggctgggcagggctcgGAGCGGGCCCCGCCGCCGTTACCGGGGCCGGGCCCGCGTTGCTAGGGGGCGGGGCCTCCGCCGCGCAGCTCTCGCGAGATTTGGCCGCGCGTTGCCAGGGAGACGGCGGCGCGGCCCCCGCCGCCATGGTGGGGACCGGGACCGAGGGGACCGAGGGGCCCagggggcccgggggggcccAGGGGGACCGCGGGAGGCGGCCGGGGCCCGGCGGTGGGGGGAGCCCCGGCGGGTCCGGGCGCGGAGCTGAGGGGTCCCTGGGCCCTCCCGTGCCCCGGGTCCTCCCGTCACGGCCCCCGGGGCCTCCTCCCGGTGTAACGCGGCCGTTTTCCTTCCTTGCCTTCTTTTCCTCAGGCGCCcaaaaaggcagggaaaaaggggaagggCGGCAAGGCCCCGGCCGTGGTGGACGCCTCGGCCCCCGAGGAGATGAGCAGGGAGCAGGTgagcgcggcccggccccggggctgcgggttgcgggcccggggggggggggcgggggccgTGGGGACACGCTCGGCGTTGGGTCCCGTGCCCGACACGGGCCGGTGCTGGGCCTGCGGCCCTCACAGAGCCCGCTCGGTGCTTCTGCAAGGAGCAGCCACCTCAGCACATCCAGGCTTCCACTGTTCCATGGCATGCTGCCCTCCTCCTTGGGCTCTCGCCGTCTTTGCCCTCATCCCTTAGCCCTGGCGCCCTGTTCTCTCACATCAGCGTCCTGCTGGTGTGCAAATGGCCTGGGAAAGGTTCCCTTGATGGGAGTCTGTTCTTTGAGCAGCCTCATCTCCACAGGTGGCTGCACTTGTTCTCAGCCATGCGATCACTCAGCCTGCAGTGCTCTCAGCACGTCCCAAGTCatgctgtgctggggcaggaggcttCCCTAGGGACAGCGAGGGCAGGCCGTGGCTGCCCGACGTGGGCACGTTGTGCTGGGTGCCTACCAAGCAGGAGGAGACGGTCCTGACCTGGGCGATCTCACTCCCAGGATACAATCTTGCATGCCTCGGTATTATCTAGCATCTGAGAACGTGTTAGCGTCCCCTGGGAGACAGAATGCCCAAGCCCTGGCTGTTTAGGGTAGGAGGAGGTTTGGTCACTCCTTTTCCATGGCCAGTGGGTCACTGTCATGTTCTGGGctctccccaccccatccccactTTTTGTCCTCCCCTCCTCTGTCCCAGTAGAGGCTACCGTGTTCTGCAGGCTTACAGCAGAGCTCACCACGGGTATCTTGAGAAGAACTTTGGGTCGGCACGTTTTTCAGGGGAGCCGTGTGTCCCAGGCCTCCTTTTCTCACCAGCTGCCTCCTTCTCCTGTCTTTGCAGCTGGCGGAGCACGTTGCGCGTCTCCGGCAGGAGCTGGATCGGGAACGGGAAGAGCGCAACTACTTCCAGCTGGAGCGCGACA is drawn from Oxyura jamaicensis isolate SHBP4307 breed ruddy duck chromosome 11, BPBGC_Ojam_1.0, whole genome shotgun sequence and contains these coding sequences:
- the TUBB3 gene encoding tubulin beta-3 chain, which encodes MREIVHIQAGQCGNQIGAKFWEVISDEHGIDPSGNYVGDSDLQLERISVYYNEASSHKYVPRAILVDLEPGTMDSVRSGAFGHLFRPDNFIFGQSGAGNNWAKGHYTEGAELVDSVLDVVRKECENCDCLQGFQLTHSLGGGTGSGMGTLLISKVREEYPDRIMNTFSVVPSPKVSDTVVEPYNATLSIHQLVENTDETYCIDNEALYDICFRTLKLATPTYGDLNHLVSATMSGVTTSLRFPGQLNADLRKLAVNMVPFPRLHFFMPGFAPLTARGSQQYRALTVPELTQQMFDAKNMMAACDPRHGRYLTVATVFRGRMSMKEVDEQMLAIQSKNSSYFVEWIPNNVKVAVCDIPPRGLKMSSTFIGNSTAIQELFKRISEQFTAMFRRKAFLHWYTGEGMDEMEFTEAESNMNDLVSEYQQYQDATAEEEGEMYEDDEEESEAQGAK
- the DEF8 gene encoding differentially expressed in FDCP 8 homolog, with product MAYDEKLARFRQAHLNPFNKGPEPPAGGAPEEPPPGAPPSVARRPEPCPGDAEGPEPPMDLGLAEDHFSRPVGLILAPDVRQLRRAIEECKRAILALPEHSERQKDAVVRLIHLRLKLQELQDPDEEEPNIRVVLEHRFYKEKSKSVKQTCDKCSTIIWGLIQTWYTCTGCYYRCHSKCLPLVTKPCVRSKVSHQAEYQLSICPESGLDSQDYRCAECRAPIALRGVPSEARQCDYTGLYYCSSCHWNDLAVVPARAIHNWDFEPRKVSRCSMRYLALMVSRPVLKLREINPLLFNYVEELVEIRKLRQDILLMKPYFITCKEAMEARLLLQLQDRQHFVENDEMYSLQDLIDIEAGRLSCSLTEIHTLFAKHIKLDCERCQAKGFVCELCKEGDVLFPFDSHTSVCTDCSAVFHRDCYYDNSTTCPKCARLSLRKQSLFQDSVAEAEP
- the DBNDD1 gene encoding dysbindin domain-containing protein 1, coding for MEAPGAGGTAELGKETLAPERTAGTPVPGTAEETPDVPVEEQGGIPIPTASLLQVTERRQPLSSVSSLEVHFDLLDLTELTDMSDQELAEVFADSDEENAAGESPSGLHPQAMPRAGYLRSPSWTRAREQGREKKHLSDSELQPGAVDAFLAVERPQQE